From one Caldithrix abyssi DSM 13497 genomic stretch:
- a CDS encoding CBS domain-containing protein: MKSMRTILMRKGHQIYTIDPEATVLEALQKMADKNVGALLVVKDGQVKGIISERDCARKLDIKGRCAKDTPVKDIMTTHVLFLDISNTAEEAMAIMINKRIRHLPVYEDKKLVGIISIGDVVKAIIEDQKFTIEQLENYIMGTY, from the coding sequence ATGAAATCCATGCGTACCATTTTAATGCGTAAAGGGCATCAGATTTACACGATTGATCCGGAAGCAACGGTTCTTGAAGCCTTACAAAAAATGGCAGATAAGAATGTCGGCGCTTTACTGGTGGTGAAGGATGGCCAGGTGAAAGGGATTATTTCCGAACGCGATTGCGCGCGCAAACTGGACATTAAAGGCCGCTGCGCAAAGGATACGCCGGTAAAAGACATTATGACCACCCATGTGCTGTTCCTGGATATTTCCAACACGGCGGAAGAAGCCATGGCCATTATGATCAACAAGCGTATTCGACATCTGCCGGTTTATGAAGACAAAAAATTGGTGGGGATAATCTCTATCGGCGATGTGGTAAAAGCCATTATTGAAGATCAAAAATTTACCATTGAGCAGCTTGAAAATTACATTATGGGCACGTATTAA
- a CDS encoding class I SAM-dependent methyltransferase, whose protein sequence is MAINEIQHFFDHQALGWDYSFDEQKLKRLRWIFKHRIGALKGLVLDLGCGTGVLLKVLPQVLSDRSSLILEMDLSMAMLHQAQEKRFGLLNKVYFVQADGHRLPLAEKSMNSVVAFQVLPHFIDPLHVFQEVYRTLKKDGRFVILHLMDHHKLNALHRSAGGAVEDHYLPPVEEVAAMLASENFAIDGFLEKEDCYLIIGRK, encoded by the coding sequence ATGGCGATCAACGAAATTCAGCATTTTTTCGACCATCAGGCGCTTGGCTGGGATTACAGTTTTGATGAACAAAAACTGAAACGCCTGCGCTGGATTTTTAAACACAGGATTGGAGCGCTAAAAGGGCTGGTACTGGATCTTGGCTGCGGAACGGGCGTGTTGCTCAAAGTATTACCGCAAGTGTTAAGCGATCGTTCGAGCCTGATTTTGGAGATGGATCTTTCTATGGCCATGCTGCATCAGGCGCAGGAAAAACGATTTGGCCTGTTGAATAAGGTCTATTTTGTGCAGGCCGATGGGCACCGCTTGCCGCTGGCAGAAAAGAGCATGAATAGCGTGGTGGCCTTTCAGGTGCTGCCGCACTTTATTGATCCCCTGCATGTATTTCAAGAGGTGTATCGCACGTTAAAAAAGGACGGACGGTTTGTAATTTTGCACCTGATGGATCATCACAAATTAAACGCCCTACATCGTTCGGCAGGCGGGGCGGTGGAAGACCATTATTTGCCGCCGGTTGAGGAAGTGGCCGCCATGTTGGCCTCGGAAAATTTTGCCATTGATGGTTTTCTGGAAAAAGAGGATTGTTATTTGATTATTGGTCGGAAATAG
- a CDS encoding ECF transporter S component, with protein MLQRELRQIPLTAFLAVAGILLPQIFHLFGLGAIFLPMFLPVMLGGLILSWRFALLLAVITPLISWLFTGMPPLVPPVLPVLIVELLVVNAILSLLHVHLKWNLWAALLLAILTDRLLLLALVSVIAPLFGWRHPLFSLALVSSGLPGIALQMVVLPLTVRLIRERWKLRLE; from the coding sequence ATGTTGCAGCGCGAACTACGTCAAATTCCGTTAACGGCTTTTCTTGCGGTGGCAGGCATCCTGCTGCCGCAAATTTTCCATTTGTTTGGCCTGGGCGCGATTTTTTTGCCCATGTTTTTGCCGGTTATGCTGGGCGGTTTAATTTTAAGCTGGCGTTTTGCCCTTTTGCTGGCTGTAATCACGCCGCTTATTTCATGGCTGTTTACCGGCATGCCCCCGCTGGTGCCGCCTGTGTTGCCCGTTCTGATCGTTGAACTACTGGTCGTCAATGCGATTCTGTCGCTTTTGCATGTGCATTTAAAATGGAATTTATGGGCGGCACTTTTGCTGGCCATTTTAACCGATCGTTTGCTTTTGCTGGCGCTGGTTTCGGTAATTGCCCCGCTTTTTGGCTGGCGTCATCCATTGTTTTCTCTGGCTCTGGTGAGCAGTGGGTTGCCGGGTATTGCATTGCAAATGGTTGTTTTACCGTTGACGGTACGTTTGATCCGCGAACGGTGGAAACTACGATTGGAGTGA
- a CDS encoding hemerythrin domain-containing protein, which yields MKRHAALETLSFEHHDALVIALRIKKGLLKNGDLEPIVEYVLSIYRNHLLHHFEQEEKTLVILLNSIPQIQQALRQMLSEHQRLAEIIRHLEKKEGNLQAHLNEFATLLQQHIRFEERTLFKLAEKYLTQEQLKVIGIFLHDAHKPINKNWQPEFWKD from the coding sequence ATGAAACGTCATGCAGCGCTGGAAACATTGTCCTTTGAGCACCACGACGCCCTTGTGATCGCCCTGCGTATTAAAAAGGGGCTTTTAAAAAACGGCGATCTGGAACCAATTGTTGAATACGTTCTATCGATTTACAGGAATCATCTCTTACACCATTTTGAACAGGAAGAGAAAACCCTGGTCATCCTCTTAAATTCCATTCCTCAAATCCAACAAGCACTCCGGCAAATGTTAAGTGAACACCAGCGCTTAGCTGAAATAATCCGTCATTTAGAAAAAAAAGAAGGAAATTTACAGGCGCATTTAAACGAATTTGCAACCCTATTACAACAGCACATTCGTTTTGAAGAACGAACTCTTTTTAAGCTGGCGGAAAAATACCTTACCCAGGAGCAGTTAAAGGTAATCGGAATTTTTCTCCATGATGCGCATAAACCCATTAACAAGAACTGGCAACCAGAATTCTGGAAGGACTAA
- the lptG gene encoding LPS export ABC transporter permease LptG — translation MINALDRHLIKQFIINLILGIFAWIIIFVIVDLIENISKFLDRGASFSQIFFYYIYYIPYIISLTLPVAVLLSTLFTISSMAMNNEIVAQLSSGISLYRILRPLIVLALLISVFSFFFNEITVPQANQKRLDIKRYQIEKKPRPQAQSRSNVYIQISTNETLSAKYYNGSSKRAVEVSIKKFKGSELVERIDAKSMQWRDSTWKLINVTVRRFKDQQEILIQRPDTVLAGLAVVPDDLALVQKKPEEMSYQELVKFIRELKTIGADPKKWIVEKHLKISLPFANFIVVLLGAPLASRKRRGGMGLNFGLSLAISFTYFIIIRVGQVLGHNGSLDPLLGAWLGNLIFLTAGLIALARVRK, via the coding sequence ATGATTAACGCACTGGATCGACATTTAATAAAACAGTTTATTATTAATTTGATTTTAGGAATCTTTGCCTGGATCATCATTTTTGTGATCGTCGATCTGATTGAGAACATTTCTAAGTTTTTGGATCGGGGAGCGTCCTTTTCACAGATTTTTTTCTATTATATTTACTATATTCCTTACATCATCAGCTTAACCTTACCGGTGGCCGTTTTGCTGAGTACGTTGTTTACCATTTCATCCATGGCCATGAACAACGAGATCGTGGCTCAGCTTTCCTCGGGCATCAGCCTTTATCGAATTTTACGGCCATTAATCGTTCTTGCGTTGCTGATCAGCGTATTTTCATTTTTTTTCAATGAGATCACGGTTCCGCAGGCCAATCAAAAGCGGTTGGATATCAAGCGCTACCAGATCGAAAAAAAACCGCGGCCCCAGGCACAGTCGCGTTCTAATGTTTATATTCAGATTTCCACTAACGAAACCTTAAGCGCAAAATATTACAACGGAAGCAGCAAGCGGGCGGTAGAAGTGAGCATTAAAAAATTTAAAGGATCGGAATTGGTCGAGCGAATCGACGCCAAAAGCATGCAGTGGCGAGATTCAACCTGGAAGTTAATCAACGTTACGGTCCGCAGGTTTAAAGATCAGCAAGAAATACTCATCCAGCGTCCGGATACCGTGCTGGCCGGTCTGGCTGTGGTGCCGGACGACCTGGCGCTGGTGCAGAAAAAGCCAGAGGAGATGAGTTATCAGGAGCTGGTGAAGTTTATTCGTGAATTAAAGACCATTGGCGCCGATCCTAAAAAATGGATTGTCGAAAAGCATTTAAAAATTTCTTTGCCTTTTGCCAATTTTATTGTGGTCTTATTAGGGGCGCCGCTGGCTTCGAGAAAACGGCGCGGCGGCATGGGACTCAATTTTGGCCTCAGCCTGGCCATCAGTTTTACCTATTTTATCATCATTCGTGTAGGGCAGGTGCTGGGGCACAATGGTTCGCTGGATCCGCTTTTAGGCGCCTGGCTGGGGAATCTGATCTTTTTAACAGCCGGCCTCATTGCCCTGGCCAGAGTGCGTAAGTAA
- a CDS encoding M14 family metallopeptidase yields MRNRLSLMLIFILFLQMGIINAHSGDIPSPASFFGFQPGEDRQLFDYEQLIAYLKEVAQVSDRIKMVEVGRTPYDKPIMVVFISDAQNIANLDKLRKINHELALNWRLKEAEQRAYIAEGKVFVLGTLSMHSGEVGPSQAAPLIVYDLATTQDAQKLEILKNVVYMMVPSQNPDGMDMVVHHYWRYKGTKYEGSSLPGVYHKYVGHDNNRDYVILSQKDTKAIARLYNKTWLPQVVVEKHQMGATGPRYFVPPMHDPIAENVDAAIWNWSWIFGSNMVKDMTAAGLAGVTQHYLFDDYWPGSTETSNWKNCISLLTECASCQYATPVYVEPTELSVYGKGLAEYKKSINMSLPWEGGWWRLSDIVRYEIESTLSLLKTASLHRAEILKMRNDLCKKEVRRGREEAPYYFLFPRKQHDLSELVGLVRLLIEHNIQVFQLTRNVEFGEIKARAGDIIVPLSQPFRPFVKEVLEAQVYPLRHYTPGGEIIKPYDITSWSLPLHRGIACKQIDVFVPLDSNALSAVDSSFSLFSQSREPFKYALFNVNNNESFKAAFQALKNGHRVFRLKQNLTLNNRTLPAGSFVLDRKAEKSVENLLTVAPLFTSGEINPQMLAEVKLPRIVLMETYFHDMDAGWTRFVLDQYGIDFEVIRPGEVEKTKLSAKFDLIIFPDASKDILMEGKYKSGKNYYMSSLPPEFARGMGKKGFQKILKFLDSGGKIIAWGRSTELFMGLLTIEKGKNKKESFQLPVKNIAGDLRKKGLYIPGSLLRMKVLADHPLTYGLPSEIGVFSRGRPVFKTSIPRFDVDRRVIGFFPERKILTSGYAENEKLLGNKAAAVWIKKNKGQMFLLSFQPQFRASTQGSFKLLFNALLME; encoded by the coding sequence ATGCGTAATCGATTAAGTTTAATGCTTATTTTTATTCTGTTTTTGCAAATGGGAATCATTAATGCCCATTCTGGCGATATTCCCAGTCCCGCTTCTTTTTTTGGCTTTCAGCCAGGCGAAGATCGTCAATTGTTCGATTACGAGCAATTAATCGCTTATTTGAAAGAAGTAGCACAGGTATCAGATCGCATAAAGATGGTTGAGGTGGGACGCACGCCGTATGATAAACCGATTATGGTTGTTTTCATTTCCGATGCGCAGAACATTGCCAATTTAGATAAACTGAGGAAGATCAATCATGAGCTGGCCCTGAACTGGCGGTTAAAAGAAGCAGAGCAGCGCGCTTACATTGCAGAGGGAAAGGTTTTTGTTCTGGGAACGTTATCCATGCATTCCGGCGAGGTGGGGCCATCGCAGGCAGCGCCGTTAATCGTTTATGATCTGGCCACAACTCAGGATGCGCAGAAGCTGGAGATTTTAAAAAACGTGGTTTATATGATGGTGCCCAGCCAGAATCCGGATGGGATGGACATGGTTGTGCATCATTATTGGCGCTACAAAGGCACCAAATACGAAGGTTCTTCCTTACCCGGCGTTTATCATAAATATGTAGGGCACGATAACAATCGGGATTATGTCATCCTTTCGCAAAAAGACACAAAGGCCATTGCCCGGCTGTACAACAAAACATGGCTGCCGCAGGTGGTGGTAGAAAAACATCAAATGGGAGCGACGGGGCCGCGTTATTTTGTGCCGCCCATGCACGACCCGATTGCCGAAAACGTGGACGCCGCCATCTGGAACTGGAGCTGGATATTCGGTTCGAACATGGTGAAAGATATGACGGCGGCCGGACTGGCCGGCGTAACGCAGCACTATTTGTTTGATGATTATTGGCCAGGCTCAACAGAAACCAGCAACTGGAAGAACTGCATCAGCCTGTTAACTGAGTGCGCCAGTTGCCAGTATGCCACGCCGGTGTATGTGGAGCCAACCGAGTTAAGCGTGTACGGCAAAGGACTGGCCGAGTATAAAAAGAGCATTAACATGAGTCTGCCATGGGAAGGCGGCTGGTGGCGTTTAAGCGACATTGTGCGCTACGAGATCGAATCCACCTTATCCCTCTTAAAAACGGCTTCTTTGCACCGCGCCGAAATTCTAAAAATGCGCAATGATCTGTGTAAAAAAGAGGTGCGCCGGGGAAGGGAAGAGGCGCCGTACTATTTTCTTTTTCCACGCAAGCAACACGATCTTTCGGAGCTGGTTGGACTGGTGCGCCTGTTGATTGAGCACAACATCCAGGTTTTTCAATTAACAAGGAATGTGGAATTTGGCGAAATTAAGGCCAGGGCCGGAGATATAATCGTGCCTTTAAGTCAGCCGTTCAGGCCTTTTGTTAAGGAGGTGCTGGAAGCGCAAGTTTATCCCCTGCGCCATTACACACCGGGCGGTGAAATTATTAAACCCTATGATATTACCAGCTGGTCGTTGCCGTTGCACCGCGGTATTGCCTGCAAACAGATCGATGTTTTTGTTCCGCTGGATTCAAATGCGCTAAGCGCGGTTGATTCTTCGTTTTCTCTGTTTTCACAAAGTAGAGAGCCTTTTAAATACGCGCTTTTCAATGTAAATAACAACGAGAGCTTTAAGGCGGCTTTTCAGGCGCTTAAAAACGGACATCGCGTCTTTCGCCTGAAGCAAAACCTTACATTGAATAATCGAACCCTACCGGCAGGCAGTTTTGTGCTTGATCGCAAGGCGGAGAAAAGCGTGGAAAACCTGCTGACCGTTGCGCCTCTTTTTACGTCGGGCGAAATCAATCCGCAAATGCTTGCCGAAGTGAAACTGCCGCGCATCGTATTAATGGAAACCTATTTTCATGACATGGATGCCGGCTGGACGCGTTTTGTTCTTGATCAGTACGGGATCGATTTTGAAGTGATTCGCCCGGGTGAAGTGGAAAAAACAAAATTAAGCGCCAAATTTGATTTGATTATTTTCCCCGATGCCAGTAAAGATATTTTGATGGAAGGAAAATATAAATCGGGAAAAAATTATTACATGAGCAGTTTGCCGCCGGAATTTGCGCGGGGGATGGGCAAAAAGGGCTTTCAGAAAATTTTAAAATTTCTGGATAGCGGCGGTAAAATAATCGCCTGGGGAAGATCAACAGAATTATTCATGGGACTATTAACCATTGAAAAAGGCAAAAACAAAAAAGAGTCCTTTCAATTACCGGTGAAGAATATTGCCGGTGATTTACGAAAAAAGGGATTGTACATTCCCGGCTCTCTTTTGCGGATGAAAGTATTGGCCGACCATCCGTTAACGTACGGATTGCCCTCTGAGATTGGCGTTTTTTCTCGCGGACGCCCCGTCTTTAAAACGTCCATTCCCCGTTTTGATGTGGACCGTCGCGTAATTGGCTTTTTTCCTGAACGAAAGATTTTAACGAGTGGATACGCTGAGAATGAAAAGTTGTTAGGCAATAAAGCGGCGGCGGTGTGGATTAAAAAGAATAAAGGACAGATGTTTTTGTTGAGCTTCCAGCCGCAGTTCAGAGCATCGACGCAGGGCAGTTTTAAATTGCTGTTTAATGCGCTTTTGATGGAATAG
- the queC gene encoding 7-cyano-7-deazaguanine synthase QueC, producing the protein MKDKAVVLVSGGLDSCVTAAIAAEKYEPAFLHLNYGQRTEKRELKAFNDIADYYSVTQRLVVDVSYLKQIGGSSLTDERIEVSKADLQYQGVPTSYVPFRNANILAIATSWAEVIGATRIFIGAVEEDSSGYPDCREEFYAAFNKVIELGTRPETHIVIETPIIHLKKWQIVKKGLELSAPLDKTWSCYQSEDEACGVCDSCALRLRGFQMAGVDDPIPYRTRPNYL; encoded by the coding sequence ATGAAAGATAAAGCGGTCGTTCTGGTTTCCGGCGGATTAGACAGTTGCGTGACGGCGGCCATTGCCGCTGAAAAATACGAACCTGCTTTTTTGCACCTTAACTATGGTCAGCGCACGGAAAAACGCGAGCTCAAGGCCTTTAACGATATCGCAGATTACTATTCGGTTACGCAACGTCTGGTGGTTGATGTAAGCTATTTAAAGCAGATTGGCGGTTCCAGCCTGACCGATGAGCGCATCGAGGTGAGCAAAGCCGATTTACAGTATCAGGGTGTTCCTACTAGCTACGTGCCGTTTCGCAACGCCAACATTCTGGCCATCGCCACCAGCTGGGCAGAAGTCATCGGCGCCACGCGTATTTTCATCGGCGCTGTGGAAGAGGACTCTTCGGGCTATCCCGATTGCCGCGAAGAATTTTACGCAGCGTTTAATAAAGTAATTGAACTGGGCACTCGACCGGAAACACATATCGTAATAGAAACACCGATTATTCATTTAAAAAAATGGCAAATCGTAAAAAAAGGATTGGAACTCAGCGCGCCGCTGGACAAAACTTGGTCGTGCTACCAGTCCGAAGATGAGGCCTGCGGCGTTTGCGACAGTTGCGCCCTGCGGTTGCGCGGCTTTCAAATGGCCGGGGTTGATGACCCCATTCCTTACCGAACACGACCAAATTATTTGTAA
- the queF gene encoding preQ(1) synthase: MAQIEVFENKYPDRDYYITHVNEEFTSVCPKTGLPDFGTITINYIPDKLCLELKSLKYYFLDFRNKGIFYESVINQILDELVEACKPRFMEVRGDFTTRGGMHTTVVAVYDPQKRGGFQK; the protein is encoded by the coding sequence ATGGCACAAATCGAAGTTTTCGAAAATAAATATCCTGACCGGGATTACTACATTACGCATGTCAACGAAGAATTTACATCGGTATGCCCCAAAACAGGTTTGCCCGACTTTGGCACCATCACCATCAATTACATTCCGGATAAGTTGTGTCTGGAGTTGAAATCGCTTAAATACTATTTTCTGGATTTCCGCAACAAGGGCATCTTTTACGAATCGGTGATCAATCAGATTCTTGACGAATTGGTCGAAGCCTGTAAGCCTCGTTTTATGGAGGTTCGCGGCGATTTTACCACGCGGGGCGGCATGCACACAACGGTTGTGGCGGTGTACGATCCGCAAAAACGCGGCGGTTTTCAAAAATAA
- a CDS encoding LptF/LptG family permease, whose translation MKILYRYIIKEHIGPFVMSLSVIMFILLMNFLVKYIGQIFGKGLSAWVIIKLIIFNLAWMFALAVPMATLVAVLMAFGRLSSDNEITILKSSGISLYRIIRPALFAAFVLMLAMIFFNDRILPESNHQAKLMFRSIRQKKPTLQLEPSIFYTVDRYTIVVNRIEKPLPDEWLDLANLLGPEYRGKPETDRLVDVTIFDQSDAKADVTITAEEGYMTYSPAKKSLVFTLFRGEFHKMDRQKTGEYERSLFEKQVVYIPAEEFLYEERKDTDRSDREMTVSMMRRKVEYFRNQIQIRQKNFTNITDQNLAGLQRLILKSDSVQATSVDSLWAGISENKWKAAYHKAKRVVDRYYNQAKTNTKFIDMQKRAVNKYLVEIHKKFSIPFASIVFVLIGAPLGIRARKGSMGVGISLSIGFFLLYWVFLIGGEDLADRGLITPFWAMWGANIIVGLAGIYLTWKTVKETSFIEWDYWIGKLKFWQKKTDKRQKETSG comes from the coding sequence ATGAAGATACTGTACCGGTATATCATTAAAGAACATATTGGCCCCTTTGTCATGTCACTGAGCGTGATCATGTTTATTTTGTTGATGAATTTTCTGGTCAAATACATTGGCCAGATTTTTGGCAAAGGGCTTTCGGCCTGGGTTATCATAAAACTGATTATTTTCAATCTGGCCTGGATGTTTGCCCTGGCGGTGCCCATGGCCACGTTGGTGGCGGTGTTAATGGCTTTTGGGCGTCTGTCTTCCGACAACGAGATCACCATTTTAAAATCAAGCGGCATCAGTCTTTACCGGATAATTCGGCCTGCGTTGTTCGCCGCTTTTGTGCTCATGCTGGCCATGATCTTTTTCAATGATCGTATTCTGCCGGAATCCAACCACCAGGCCAAATTGATGTTTCGTTCCATCCGACAAAAAAAGCCCACGTTGCAATTAGAGCCGAGTATTTTTTACACCGTTGATCGGTACACGATTGTGGTCAATCGCATTGAAAAGCCGCTACCCGACGAATGGCTTGATCTGGCGAATTTACTGGGGCCGGAATACCGCGGCAAGCCGGAAACAGACCGACTGGTGGACGTTACCATTTTTGACCAGAGCGATGCAAAGGCCGACGTTACCATCACCGCCGAAGAAGGGTACATGACCTACTCACCGGCAAAAAAGAGCCTTGTGTTTACTCTGTTTCGCGGCGAATTCCACAAGATGGATCGACAAAAAACCGGCGAGTACGAACGTTCGTTGTTCGAAAAGCAGGTGGTGTACATCCCGGCCGAAGAATTTCTGTATGAGGAACGAAAAGACACCGATCGCAGCGATCGCGAAATGACCGTGTCCATGATGCGGCGCAAAGTGGAATATTTTAGAAATCAGATTCAAATACGCCAGAAAAACTTCACCAACATTACCGATCAAAATTTAGCTGGTTTGCAGCGTTTGATTTTAAAAAGCGACAGCGTGCAGGCGACGTCTGTCGATTCTTTATGGGCCGGGATCAGCGAAAATAAATGGAAGGCGGCCTATCATAAAGCAAAACGGGTGGTCGATCGCTATTATAATCAGGCCAAAACCAATACCAAATTCATCGATATGCAAAAGCGGGCGGTGAACAAATATCTGGTAGAAATTCACAAAAAATTTTCCATTCCCTTTGCCAGCATTGTGTTTGTGTTGATTGGCGCGCCGCTGGGCATTCGCGCCCGAAAGGGTAGCATGGGCGTGGGGATCAGCCTGAGCATCGGTTTTTTTCTTTTGTACTGGGTGTTTTTGATCGGCGGCGAAGACCTGGCCGATCGAGGCCTTATTACGCCCTTCTGGGCCATGTGGGGCGCCAATATCATTGTGGGATTGGCCGGTATTTATCTGACCTGGAAAACCGTGAAAGAAACCTCGTTTATTGAGTGGGACTACTGGATAGGAAAATTGAAATTCTGGCAAAAAAAAACGGACAAAAGACAAAAAGAAACTTCTGGATAA
- a CDS encoding nitric-oxide reductase large subunit → MSLLDRLMSRKGLYATFWFFAIFMVTALIYFTANLQKEVPPIPKVVVSEAGEVLYTYDDVIEGKGYFQQFDLMDWGTLLGMGAYIGPDFTTDFMHKRAESLYDFYGYQMYGKRGKDLTKIERGAVKERVKQDFHQETALNEERVVYTTASAEAYKKNVEYLVDLLVNGDRERAFTGGVIRPDEARKIAAFIDWSQLVASSLRPGTDRTWSNDWPPEPLVDQGNSWINNYYSLWEFLLLWTLTILVIFLSYEYLFKKDEHDQLSEPMKITSIFPSQKKLLKYVPIVAGLFLVQLIIGGYLSHLYTEPSKDFIISQEILPFNVLRSIHTQLAILWVAVGWLVGGLLIAPWVANKDHKFPWLVDVLWAALVVVAVGGIIGLYMGATGQMRDVWFWFGNEGRELINLGRFWDIGLVVGLVFWFLLVISLIRKAATNNPLVSTIIWSAFAIATLYMAGMMPLHKIMPNFTVDDYYRWWVIHLWVELTFELFAAGSLAFFTVSLGLVSHKVAVKTMLFELALITMSGTLGVGHHYWWQGLDQYWIAIGGIFSALEPLPLALLMIEAWKQQRELSASESGFAFNTVFMWLAGSAFLNWIGAGFLGMVINTPTINYYSHGTYLIMPHGHVALLGAFGYISLAFIYMTARTNSLANNLEWNDTLTKWGFWLLTIGVLLFAIPTIVIGFHQAEIAHDFGYYYARLREAVEPLKGWLWIRIIPDSMMILGGALVLFDLVKKMYFSKKMA, encoded by the coding sequence ATGTCTTTACTTGATCGTTTAATGAGTCGGAAAGGGTTGTACGCCACTTTCTGGTTTTTTGCCATTTTTATGGTCACCGCACTGATCTATTTTACGGCAAATCTGCAGAAAGAAGTTCCCCCCATTCCAAAAGTTGTGGTATCCGAAGCAGGAGAAGTTCTCTATACCTATGATGATGTTATTGAAGGTAAGGGCTACTTTCAGCAGTTCGATTTAATGGACTGGGGTACGCTTTTAGGCATGGGGGCGTACATCGGGCCCGATTTTACGACTGATTTTATGCATAAGCGCGCCGAGAGTCTTTACGACTTTTATGGCTATCAGATGTACGGCAAACGGGGCAAAGATTTAACCAAAATCGAACGGGGCGCGGTAAAAGAACGGGTGAAGCAGGATTTCCATCAAGAGACCGCCTTAAATGAAGAGCGGGTCGTTTACACCACGGCTTCCGCCGAGGCCTACAAGAAAAATGTGGAGTATCTGGTCGATCTGCTGGTAAACGGCGACAGAGAACGCGCTTTTACAGGCGGTGTGATCCGGCCGGATGAGGCGCGTAAAATCGCGGCTTTTATCGACTGGTCCCAGCTGGTTGCCTCTTCGCTAAGGCCAGGCACCGACCGAACCTGGTCCAATGATTGGCCTCCGGAACCGCTGGTCGATCAGGGAAATAGCTGGATTAACAATTACTACTCCCTATGGGAATTTTTGCTTTTATGGACGCTTACCATTCTCGTCATCTTTTTGAGCTACGAATATCTTTTTAAAAAGGACGAGCATGACCAACTCTCTGAACCAATGAAAATAACCAGCATCTTTCCATCTCAGAAAAAACTTCTTAAATACGTTCCCATCGTGGCCGGATTATTTTTAGTGCAGTTAATTATTGGCGGCTATTTATCCCATCTTTACACAGAACCTTCAAAAGATTTTATTATTTCTCAGGAGATATTGCCTTTTAACGTTTTACGATCCATCCATACGCAGCTTGCCATTCTCTGGGTGGCGGTCGGTTGGCTGGTTGGCGGTTTGCTGATTGCTCCGTGGGTGGCCAACAAGGATCATAAATTCCCCTGGCTGGTTGATGTTTTGTGGGCGGCTCTGGTGGTTGTTGCCGTGGGCGGAATCATCGGATTGTACATGGGCGCCACAGGCCAGATGCGCGACGTGTGGTTCTGGTTTGGCAATGAAGGCCGCGAGTTAATCAATCTGGGACGTTTCTGGGACATTGGCCTGGTCGTCGGACTGGTATTCTGGTTTTTACTGGTCATCTCCTTAATCAGAAAAGCGGCCACCAACAATCCACTGGTCAGCACCATCATCTGGTCGGCGTTTGCCATTGCCACCCTGTACATGGCCGGCATGATGCCTCTGCACAAAATCATGCCTAATTTTACGGTTGACGATTACTACCGCTGGTGGGTCATTCACTTATGGGTGGAACTGACATTCGAATTGTTTGCCGCAGGCTCTCTGGCCTTCTTTACCGTCAGCCTGGGCCTGGTGTCGCACAAAGTGGCGGTCAAAACGATGCTCTTCGAACTGGCGCTAATTACCATGAGCGGCACGCTGGGCGTAGGGCACCACTACTGGTGGCAGGGCCTGGATCAGTACTGGATCGCCATTGGCGGCATTTTCTCGGCGCTTGAACCGCTGCCCCTGGCATTATTGATGATCGAGGCCTGGAAGCAACAAAGAGAACTTTCCGCCTCCGAATCGGGTTTTGCCTTTAATACGGTTTTTATGTGGCTGGCCGGCTCTGCGTTCTTAAACTGGATCGGCGCCGGATTTTTAGGCATGGTCATTAATACGCCCACCATCAATTACTATTCCCACGGCACCTATTTGATTATGCCTCACGGACACGTGGCCTTGCTGGGCGCGTTTGGCTATATTTCCCTGGCCTTTATTTACATGACCGCCAGAACCAACTCACTGGCCAATAACCTGGAATGGAACGACACTCTCACCAAATGGGGCTTCTGGTTGTTAACTATTGGCGTCCTGCTCTTTGCCATTCCCACTATTGTGATTGGTTTCCATCAGGCCGAGATTGCCCATGATTTTGGTTATTACTATGCCAGATTAAGAGAAGCTGTGGAGCCGCTAAAAGGCTGGTTGTGGATTCGCATCATACCCGATTCCATGATGATCCTGGGCGGCGCGCTGGTATTATTCGACCTGGTCAAGAAAATGTACTTCAGCAAAAAGATGGCCTGA